The following are encoded in a window of Streptomyces sp. SAT1 genomic DNA:
- a CDS encoding type I polyketide synthase, which translates to MAHPDGTEAPLLWTLAGSGRESLAAGARGLHAYLAGRDDWSPRDIASTLARTASEGSRRAALVADGRDGFLRRLDALADGRSMPGLVEGAAGTGRRVAFVFPGQGAQWPRMAVDLLDTFTVFRDRMDACAQALEPFVDWSPVDVLRDPDAPGAPAGDRADVVQPLLFAVTVSLAALWRSHGVEPAAVLGHSVGEVTAAAVCGALSLDDSARVVALWSQAQATLAGQGDMVSVMAPADEVEPRLRRWEGRLVVAAHNGPRSVIVSGDRDAAAELLADLAAEAVHARRIAVGLAAHSPHIDAIIPRMSADLAPIRPRTPQLPYYSALTGGRLDVPVLDADYWCRNLRNTVRFHQATGALLRDGHDVLLEVSPHTVLTSALTDCAEEHRARTAVLGTLRRDQDGPGRFLTSLGDLYVRGVTPEREALSAAEHARVRELPTAVLAALAQDGPANADGPDGAGGDREAATAFRAELAAMDVPERRAALARLVGEEIAALTGRSDPVPAGLAFLDLGFDSVTAVELRNRLSAATALRIPATVVFDCPTPEALTAYLCAEIGGDRPDRRNTDADEPVRRPADDDPVVIVGMGCRYPGGVGSPDELWELVSAGADAVSALPEDRGWDTAGRYDPAPGTPGRYYQREAGSLAGAAEFDAEFFGISPREAAAMDPQQRLLLETAWEVLERAGIRPATLRRTPTGVYVGAMTMDYGPPLEQGADEGGHLLTGNTGSVASGRLAYTLGLEGAAVTVDTACSSSLVALHLAVRALRSGECSLALAGGATVMSTLGMLVEFSRQGGLAPDGRCKAFAAAADGFGLAEGVGMLLLERLSDARRHGHPVLAVVRGSATNQDGASNGLTAPSGPSQRRVIRAALADAGLTASEVDVVEAHGTGTRLGDPIEAQALLATYGQDRPGDRPVWIGSLKSNIGHTQAAAGVGGVIKSVLAMRHGVMPKTLHVDGPTPEVDWSAGAGRLLTEARAWDDTGRPRRTGVSSFGISGTNAHVILEAAPSEAPTEALAEAPAGTPADARRPGTVVWPVSARSAEALRAQAEALAARVAAEPGLDVADVGYSLATGRASFEHRAVVVGGDRGELLGGVKALAEGRSAPVPGLVSGGGLVDGRSVLVFPGQGSQWVGMAAGLLGESGVFAGGWRSAGGLWRLMWIGRWGRRWVRSGCWRGLMWCSRCCGR; encoded by the coding sequence ATGGCGCACCCCGACGGTACGGAAGCACCGCTGCTGTGGACACTGGCCGGCAGTGGCAGGGAGTCGCTGGCGGCCGGCGCGCGCGGCCTGCACGCGTACCTGGCCGGCCGTGACGACTGGAGCCCCCGGGACATCGCGTCCACCCTCGCGCGCACCGCTTCCGAGGGGAGCCGGCGGGCGGCACTGGTGGCGGACGGCCGTGACGGGTTCCTGCGGCGGCTGGACGCGCTCGCCGACGGCAGGAGCATGCCCGGCCTGGTGGAGGGCGCCGCCGGAACCGGCCGCCGGGTCGCCTTCGTGTTCCCCGGACAGGGCGCCCAATGGCCCCGGATGGCGGTGGACCTGCTGGACACCTTCACGGTGTTCCGCGACCGGATGGACGCGTGCGCGCAGGCCCTGGAACCGTTCGTCGACTGGTCGCCCGTCGACGTGCTCCGCGACCCGGACGCGCCGGGCGCGCCCGCCGGGGACCGGGCCGACGTGGTGCAGCCCCTGCTGTTCGCCGTGACGGTGTCGCTCGCCGCGCTGTGGCGCTCCCACGGCGTGGAACCGGCCGCCGTGCTCGGACACAGCGTCGGCGAGGTCACCGCCGCCGCGGTCTGCGGCGCGCTGTCCCTGGACGACTCCGCGCGGGTGGTGGCTCTGTGGAGCCAGGCCCAGGCGACCCTGGCCGGGCAGGGCGACATGGTCTCCGTCATGGCCCCGGCCGACGAGGTCGAGCCACGGCTGCGCCGCTGGGAGGGCCGCCTCGTCGTCGCCGCGCACAACGGCCCGCGGTCCGTGATCGTCTCCGGCGACCGCGACGCCGCGGCCGAACTCCTCGCCGACCTGGCCGCGGAGGCGGTGCACGCACGGCGGATCGCCGTGGGCCTGGCCGCCCATTCCCCCCACATCGACGCGATCATCCCCCGGATGAGCGCCGACCTCGCACCGATCCGGCCCCGCACACCGCAGCTGCCCTACTACTCCGCGCTGACCGGCGGACGACTGGACGTCCCGGTACTGGACGCCGACTACTGGTGCCGCAACCTGCGCAACACGGTCAGGTTCCATCAGGCGACCGGCGCCCTGCTGCGGGACGGCCACGACGTCCTGCTGGAGGTCAGCCCGCACACCGTGCTGACCTCCGCCCTGACGGACTGCGCGGAGGAACACCGCGCGCGGACCGCCGTCCTCGGAACGCTGCGCCGGGACCAGGACGGTCCGGGCCGGTTCCTGACCTCGCTCGGTGACCTGTACGTGCGCGGTGTCACCCCGGAACGGGAAGCGCTGTCCGCCGCGGAGCACGCCCGGGTGCGGGAACTGCCGACGGCTGTCCTGGCGGCGCTCGCGCAGGACGGTCCGGCGAACGCCGACGGGCCGGACGGCGCGGGTGGTGACCGGGAGGCCGCCACCGCGTTCCGCGCGGAGCTGGCCGCGATGGACGTACCGGAGCGGCGTGCCGCGCTGGCCCGGCTGGTGGGCGAGGAGATCGCCGCGCTGACCGGACGGTCCGATCCTGTCCCCGCCGGCCTGGCCTTCCTCGACCTGGGATTCGACTCCGTCACTGCCGTGGAACTGCGCAACCGGCTGAGCGCGGCGACGGCGCTGCGCATCCCGGCGACGGTCGTCTTCGACTGCCCGACCCCGGAGGCCCTGACCGCGTACCTCTGCGCCGAGATCGGCGGCGACCGGCCCGACAGGAGGAACACGGACGCGGACGAGCCGGTGCGACGGCCCGCGGACGACGACCCCGTGGTGATCGTCGGAATGGGCTGCCGCTACCCCGGCGGCGTCGGCAGCCCCGACGAACTCTGGGAGCTGGTCTCGGCAGGTGCCGACGCCGTGTCCGCGCTGCCCGAGGACCGCGGCTGGGACACCGCCGGACGGTACGACCCCGCACCGGGCACGCCGGGCCGGTACTACCAGCGCGAGGCAGGTTCGCTCGCCGGTGCGGCCGAGTTCGACGCGGAGTTCTTCGGCATCTCGCCGCGCGAGGCGGCGGCGATGGACCCGCAGCAGCGGCTGCTGCTGGAGACGGCCTGGGAAGTGCTGGAACGGGCCGGTATCCGCCCCGCCACCCTGCGGCGGACCCCGACGGGCGTCTACGTCGGGGCGATGACCATGGACTACGGCCCCCCTCTCGAACAGGGCGCGGACGAGGGCGGCCACTTGCTGACCGGCAACACCGGAAGCGTCGCATCGGGCCGACTGGCCTACACCCTCGGTCTGGAGGGAGCGGCGGTCACCGTGGACACGGCGTGCTCGTCCTCGCTGGTGGCCCTGCACCTCGCGGTACGGGCGCTGCGGTCGGGGGAGTGCTCGCTGGCGCTGGCGGGCGGCGCGACCGTGATGTCCACCCTCGGCATGCTCGTGGAGTTCAGCCGTCAGGGCGGTCTGGCACCGGACGGCCGCTGCAAGGCATTCGCGGCAGCCGCCGACGGCTTCGGCCTGGCCGAGGGTGTGGGGATGCTGCTGCTGGAGCGGTTGTCGGACGCCCGGCGTCACGGGCATCCGGTGCTGGCCGTCGTCCGTGGTTCGGCGACGAACCAGGACGGTGCGAGCAACGGCCTGACGGCGCCCAGTGGTCCGTCGCAGCGGCGGGTGATCCGCGCGGCGTTGGCGGACGCGGGGCTGACGGCGTCCGAGGTGGATGTGGTGGAGGCGCACGGTACGGGGACCAGGCTGGGTGATCCGATCGAGGCTCAGGCGTTGCTGGCGACGTACGGCCAGGACCGGCCCGGTGACCGTCCGGTGTGGATCGGCTCGCTGAAGTCCAACATCGGCCATACCCAGGCCGCGGCGGGCGTGGGCGGTGTCATCAAGTCGGTGCTGGCGATGCGGCACGGGGTGATGCCGAAGACGCTGCATGTGGACGGTCCGACGCCGGAGGTGGACTGGTCGGCGGGGGCCGGCCGGCTGCTGACGGAGGCCCGCGCCTGGGACGACACGGGCCGTCCGCGCCGGACGGGTGTGTCCTCCTTCGGTATCAGCGGTACCAATGCTCACGTGATCTTGGAGGCTGCCCCGTCCGAGGCTCCGACCGAGGCCTTGGCCGAGGCCCCCGCCGGGACACCGGCGGATGCCCGGCGCCCTGGAACGGTCGTGTGGCCGGTGTCGGCGCGCAGTGCGGAGGCACTGCGGGCGCAGGCGGAGGCGTTGGCGGCGCGGGTGGCGGCGGAGCCCGGACTTGATGTGGCGGACGTGGGCTATTCGCTGGCGACGGGGCGTGCGTCGTTCGAGCACCGTGCCGTGGTGGTGGGCGGGGACCGCGGTGAGTTGCTCGGTGGGGTGAAGGCGCTGGCGGAAGGGCGTTCGGCACCGGTACCCGGGCTGGTGTCCGGTGGCGGGTTGGTCGACGGTCGTTCGGTGTTGGTGTTTCCGGGTCAGGGTTCGCAGTGGGTGGGGATGGCTGCGGGGCTGTTGGGTGAGTCGGGGGTGTTCGCGGGCGGATGGCGGAGTGCGGGCGGGCTCTGGCGCCTTATGTGGATTGGTCGTTGGGGGAGGCGCTGGGTTCGGAGCGGCTGCTGGCGCGGGTTGATGTGGTGCAGCCGGTGTTGTGGGCGGTGA
- the hemA gene encoding 5-aminolevulinate synthase, protein MNHYLELFSRYTGEGGSPEAKREFLEIGRLAGKFPAARSLRDGVTSEISVWCSNDYLGMGQHPLVLAATREALDEYGAGSGGSRNIGGTNHYHVLLEKELADLHGKADALLFTSGYTANDGALTVLAGRPENCVVFSDEMNHASIIDGLRHSGAEKHIFRHNDMTHLEELISATDPGRPKMIVMESVYSMAGDVAPLAEIARIAREHGAMTFLDEVHAVGMYGPEGAGIAASLGIADEFTVIMGTLAKGFGTTGGYIAGPAELVDAVRGLSRPFIFTTALPPAVVAGALAAVRHLRTSDEERDRLRENARLTHRLLTEHGIPFVSDESHIVSIFVGDDALARRISALLLARHGIYVQAINAPSVRAGQEILRSAPGAVHEPAEVEQFVAALDGIWRELGVTRAPGPHRPPGTDG, encoded by the coding sequence ATGAACCATTACCTGGAGCTCTTCTCGCGGTATACGGGGGAAGGTGGGTCACCGGAGGCGAAACGGGAGTTTCTCGAGATCGGCCGGCTCGCCGGGAAATTCCCGGCGGCCCGGAGCCTGCGGGACGGGGTCACCTCCGAGATCAGCGTGTGGTGCAGCAACGACTACCTGGGGATGGGGCAGCACCCGCTGGTCCTGGCGGCCACCCGCGAAGCCCTCGACGAGTACGGCGCGGGCTCGGGCGGCTCCCGGAACATCGGCGGGACCAACCACTACCACGTGCTGCTGGAGAAGGAACTGGCGGATCTGCACGGCAAGGCGGACGCCCTTCTCTTCACCTCCGGGTACACCGCGAACGACGGAGCACTCACGGTCCTCGCCGGCCGGCCGGAGAACTGCGTCGTCTTCTCCGACGAGATGAACCACGCCTCGATCATCGACGGACTCCGCCACAGCGGCGCCGAGAAACACATTTTCCGCCACAACGACATGACGCATCTGGAAGAGCTGATATCCGCCACCGACCCCGGTCGGCCGAAGATGATCGTCATGGAGTCGGTCTATTCGATGGCGGGTGATGTCGCCCCGCTCGCCGAGATAGCCCGGATCGCCCGCGAGCACGGCGCGATGACCTTCCTCGACGAGGTCCACGCGGTCGGGATGTACGGGCCGGAGGGAGCCGGTATCGCCGCGAGCCTGGGCATCGCGGACGAGTTCACCGTCATCATGGGAACCCTGGCCAAGGGGTTCGGCACCACCGGCGGATACATCGCCGGTCCCGCCGAGCTGGTCGACGCGGTGCGCGGCCTGTCCCGCCCCTTCATCTTCACCACCGCCCTGCCACCGGCGGTCGTGGCGGGCGCCCTCGCCGCGGTCCGGCACCTGCGCACCTCCGACGAGGAACGCGACCGGCTCCGCGAGAACGCGCGACTGACGCACCGGCTGCTCACGGAACACGGCATCCCCTTCGTCTCCGACGAGTCCCACATCGTCTCGATCTTCGTCGGGGACGACGCACTCGCCCGCCGGATCTCCGCCCTGCTGCTGGCACGCCACGGCATCTACGTCCAGGCGATCAACGCGCCGAGCGTGCGCGCGGGCCAGGAGATCCTCCGGAGCGCACCCGGAGCCGTGCACGAGCCCGCGGAGGTCGAGCAGTTCGTCGCCGCGCTGGACGGGATCTGGCGGGAACTGGGAGTGACACGAGCTCCGGGCCCGCACCGGCCGCCCGGAACGGACGGCTGA
- a CDS encoding DEAD/DEAH box helicase produces MKHPDDPGTADSGTADSGTADSGTAQGGPARPGATTPAPPPAGSFADLGLPAEVLRTLSASGVRAPFPIQAATLPDALKGRDVLGRGRTGSGKTLAFGLPLLTRTAGRRAEPKQPLALVLVPTRELAQQVTEALAPYAEALRLRTATVVGGVSTGRQVAALRQGAEVVVATPGRLHDLIERNACRLGRVRITVLDEADQMCDLGFLPQVVEALDQVHPDGQRMLFSATLDGDVDQLVRRYLRDPVAHAADPDAGRITTMEHHVLVVHGPDRYAVVTEIAARDGRVLLFLDTKHAVDQLTRHLRASGVHAGALHSGRSQPQRTRTLAQFKNGQITVLVATNVAARGLHVDDLDLVVNVDPPTDPKDYVHRAGRTARAGGSGRVVTLVPAGRRDETRRMMAEAGIEATVTKVRSGEAELSRITGAKAPSGTPLDGGAAPARPKNTNAPFRGLGTSKDPARRGGGTSRKAGEARKLAEARKAALVRRNG; encoded by the coding sequence GTGAAGCACCCCGATGACCCCGGCACCGCCGACTCCGGCACCGCCGACTCCGGCACCGCCGACTCCGGCACGGCTCAGGGCGGTCCCGCCCGGCCCGGCGCCACGACCCCGGCGCCGCCCCCGGCAGGCTCCTTCGCCGACCTGGGACTGCCGGCGGAGGTGCTGCGGACACTGAGCGCGTCCGGGGTGCGCGCGCCCTTCCCGATCCAGGCCGCCACCCTGCCGGACGCCCTGAAGGGCCGCGACGTCCTGGGGCGCGGGCGCACCGGCTCGGGTAAGACGCTCGCCTTCGGCCTGCCGCTGCTGACCCGTACGGCCGGGCGGCGAGCCGAACCGAAGCAGCCCCTCGCGCTGGTTCTCGTGCCCACCCGGGAACTGGCCCAACAGGTGACCGAGGCGCTGGCGCCGTACGCCGAGGCACTGCGGCTGCGGACGGCCACGGTCGTCGGCGGGGTGTCGACCGGACGGCAGGTCGCCGCGCTGCGCCAGGGAGCAGAGGTGGTCGTCGCCACCCCCGGACGCCTGCACGACCTGATCGAGCGCAACGCCTGCCGGCTGGGACGGGTGCGGATCACCGTGCTGGACGAGGCCGACCAGATGTGTGACCTGGGGTTCCTGCCGCAGGTCGTCGAGGCCCTCGACCAGGTGCACCCGGACGGTCAGCGGATGCTCTTCTCGGCCACGCTGGACGGCGACGTCGATCAGCTCGTCCGCCGCTACCTCCGCGATCCCGTGGCCCACGCGGCCGACCCGGACGCGGGCCGGATCACGACGATGGAGCACCACGTCCTGGTCGTCCACGGCCCCGACCGCTACGCCGTCGTCACGGAGATCGCCGCCCGCGACGGCCGCGTCCTGCTGTTCCTGGACACCAAGCACGCCGTCGACCAGCTCACCCGGCATCTGCGGGCCAGCGGTGTGCACGCGGGGGCGCTGCACAGCGGCAGGTCCCAGCCGCAGCGCACACGGACGCTGGCGCAGTTCAAGAACGGCCAGATCACCGTTCTGGTGGCGACCAATGTCGCGGCCCGCGGTCTGCACGTCGACGACCTCGATCTCGTGGTCAACGTCGATCCGCCCACCGACCCCAAGGACTATGTGCACCGGGCGGGCCGTACCGCCCGCGCCGGCGGGTCCGGCCGCGTGGTCACGCTCGTACCGGCGGGCCGCCGTGACGAGACGCGCCGGATGATGGCCGAGGCCGGTATCGAGGCGACCGTCACCAAGGTGCGCTCGGGCGAGGCGGAGCTGAGCCGGATCACCGGAGCCAAGGCCCCGTCCGGGACCCCGCTCGACGGCGGGGCCGCCCCCGCCCGGCCCAAGAACACCAACGCCCCCTTCCGCGGCCTGGGCACCAGCAAGGACCCCGCCCGCCGCGGAGGCGGCACGTCCCGGAAGGCGGGCGAGGCCCGCAAGCTCGCCGAGGCCCGCAAGGCGGCCCTCGTACGCCGCAACGGCTGA
- a CDS encoding DUF5302 domain-containing protein: MTAEPVTTEGSEPADAETSPLTPDADGNYDLKRKFREALARKRGAQAEAADAAANPDASKVRAAHGPATNQRSFRRKSGG; the protein is encoded by the coding sequence ATGACCGCAGAGCCCGTCACCACGGAAGGTTCGGAGCCGGCCGACGCCGAGACGTCCCCTCTGACGCCGGACGCCGACGGCAACTACGACCTCAAGCGCAAGTTCCGCGAAGCCCTCGCCCGCAAGCGCGGTGCGCAGGCGGAAGCCGCCGACGCCGCCGCCAACCCGGACGCGTCGAAGGTACGCGCGGCACACGGCCCGGCCACGAACCAGCGGTCGTTCAGGCGCAAGAGCGGCGGCTGA
- a CDS encoding TetR/AcrR family transcriptional regulator, which produces MSQGTRGSGTSAARARLLGTATKIFYAEGIHSVGVDRIIAEAQVTRATLYRHFTGKEELVLAYLGLADRELRSQAEAAQAGEESAADKVRAVCRTIAAGIRSPGFRGCAFLNAAVEYPDPDHPVHRAVLAHRQWFLDTVTELLARTGGDAPAEAAGRHLVMLRDGAMASGCLSDPELVAETFLQGVEGILRARSAPLGD; this is translated from the coding sequence ATGAGCCAGGGCACCAGGGGAAGCGGCACGTCGGCAGCGCGGGCGCGGCTGCTCGGTACGGCGACCAAGATCTTCTACGCGGAGGGGATCCACTCCGTCGGCGTCGACCGGATCATCGCGGAGGCGCAGGTCACGCGGGCCACGCTGTACCGCCACTTCACGGGCAAGGAAGAACTCGTCCTCGCCTACCTCGGCCTGGCCGACCGGGAACTCCGCTCGCAGGCCGAGGCCGCACAGGCGGGTGAGGAGTCGGCGGCCGACAAGGTCCGGGCCGTCTGCCGGACCATCGCCGCGGGGATCCGGTCCCCGGGGTTCCGGGGCTGCGCCTTCCTCAACGCGGCGGTGGAGTACCCGGATCCGGACCATCCGGTGCACCGCGCCGTCCTGGCCCACCGGCAGTGGTTCCTGGACACCGTCACGGAGCTGCTGGCCCGGACCGGCGGTGACGCACCCGCCGAGGCCGCCGGCCGGCATCTCGTCATGCTCCGGGACGGCGCCATGGCCTCCGGGTGCCTCTCCGACCCCGAACTGGTGGCCGAGACCTTCCTCCAGGGCGTCGAGGGGATCCTCCGGGCGCGTTCCGCGCCGCTCGGCGACTGA
- a CDS encoding class I adenylate-forming enzyme family protein, which translates to MPSNETYVRQILQVISAEPEKILLSWRDKTLTAAELTTLVRSGAQALHQHAGGIDGGTVVAVLTVTNTAPTLVLRYAANLAGATVVHLHTTNAVDPADQLAADAKLKILRETGATHLAVDAENLAAARELRGRLGTPLTLVALGDLGPDVLDLTTGDPDALDPAAVDIGLDRPAVVTYTSGTTGEPKGIAFDFRTRNGFISAGLRMGWRSVYLACLPLSHSSGATADDSLASGGSVVLRDGFDAGDVLRCIERYKITRMLLSPPQLYLLMDHPEVGSTDLSRLQMVTYVGSPASPERLGEAVRVFGDVLIQVYATSEAGFVSMLSPAEHLDPRLRVTVGRPMPGWVRITDPDDHHDLPPGETGEVCVRSPFTMSEYVAEPELTARTVRDGWVHTGDLGFVDGDGYLHLRGRIGEVIKTNGIKIHPVTVENAFLAHPDVVQAAVFCVRDRDRVEHLHAAVVLREAGTAGPGELADHIRAAISPKHVPAQIHVRRALPLTGVGKPDKARLAAEASG; encoded by the coding sequence ATGCCGTCGAACGAAACGTATGTCAGACAGATCCTTCAGGTGATATCCGCGGAACCGGAGAAAATCCTCCTGTCCTGGCGCGACAAGACGCTGACCGCGGCGGAGCTGACCACCCTGGTCCGGTCGGGCGCGCAGGCCCTGCACCAGCACGCCGGCGGGATCGACGGCGGAACCGTGGTCGCCGTTCTGACCGTCACCAACACCGCCCCGACCCTGGTCCTGCGGTACGCCGCGAATCTGGCCGGGGCCACGGTGGTCCATCTGCACACCACCAACGCGGTCGACCCGGCGGACCAGTTGGCCGCCGACGCCAAGCTCAAGATCCTCCGGGAGACCGGTGCGACGCACCTGGCCGTCGACGCGGAGAACCTCGCGGCCGCCCGTGAGCTGCGCGGGCGGCTGGGCACTCCGCTCACCCTCGTCGCCCTCGGCGACCTCGGCCCCGACGTCCTGGACCTGACGACCGGGGACCCGGACGCGCTGGACCCGGCCGCCGTCGACATCGGACTCGACCGGCCCGCCGTGGTGACCTACACGAGCGGGACGACCGGCGAGCCGAAGGGCATCGCCTTCGACTTCCGGACCCGCAACGGTTTCATCTCCGCCGGACTCCGGATGGGCTGGCGGTCGGTCTATCTGGCCTGCCTCCCGCTCAGCCACTCCAGCGGCGCCACGGCCGACGACTCACTGGCGTCCGGTGGCTCGGTGGTCCTGCGGGACGGCTTCGACGCGGGTGACGTGTTGCGCTGCATCGAGCGGTACAAGATCACCCGCATGCTGCTCTCCCCTCCCCAGCTGTATCTGCTCATGGACCATCCGGAGGTCGGCTCGACCGACCTGTCCCGCCTCCAGATGGTCACGTACGTGGGCTCCCCCGCGTCCCCCGAGCGACTGGGCGAGGCGGTCAGGGTCTTCGGCGACGTGCTGATCCAGGTGTACGCCACGAGCGAGGCGGGCTTCGTCAGCATGCTCTCGCCCGCCGAGCACCTCGACCCCCGACTGCGGGTCACGGTCGGCCGGCCGATGCCCGGCTGGGTCCGGATCACCGATCCGGACGACCACCACGACCTGCCGCCGGGCGAGACCGGCGAGGTCTGTGTGCGGTCGCCGTTCACGATGAGCGAGTACGTGGCCGAGCCCGAACTCACCGCCCGGACCGTACGGGACGGCTGGGTGCACACCGGTGATCTCGGCTTCGTCGACGGTGACGGCTACCTTCACCTGCGCGGCCGGATCGGCGAGGTGATCAAGACCAATGGCATCAAGATCCATCCGGTGACCGTGGAGAACGCCTTCCTGGCCCATCCCGATGTCGTGCAGGCGGCCGTCTTCTGCGTCCGGGACCGGGACCGGGTCGAGCACCTGCACGCCGCCGTGGTGCTGCGCGAGGCGGGCACGGCCGGCCCCGGCGAACTGGCGGATCACATCCGGGCCGCCATCTCGCCCAAGCACGTTCCCGCGCAGATCCACGTCCGCCGTGCGCTGCCCCTCACCGGCGTCGGCAAACCGGACAAGGCGCGGCTGGCCGCGGAAGCGAGCGGGTGA